A genomic region of Papaver somniferum cultivar HN1 chromosome 7, ASM357369v1, whole genome shotgun sequence contains the following coding sequences:
- the LOC113297342 gene encoding eukaryotic translation initiation factor 3 subunit B-like, producing MVEGMSMTDIEAFGNRLGIDIRQVDLDSIQLPPGEDFGIPSDDEEKLRQEDSLEFESGFGNIMVVDNLPVVPPEKYDKLEGVVKKIYSQIGVIKEDGLWMPVNPETQKTLGYCHIEYNTPQEAELAKERTHGYKLDKAHIFAVNLFDDFDKFMKVPDEWAPPEIKPYAPGENLQQWLTDEKARDQFVIRAHHDTEVFWNDPRQSMPVPVYRRQYWTESFVQWSPLGTYLATVHRQGAAVWGGAATFDRLSRYAHPQVKLIDFSPGEKYLVTYSSHEPSNPRDTHRVILNIFDVRSGKVMRDFKGSADEFATGGTGGVSGVSWPVFRWGGGTDDKYFAKLGKNVISVYETETFTLIDKKSLKVENVLDFSWSPADPIIALFVPELGGGNQPARVSLFQIPGKEELRQKNLFSVSDCKMYWQSNGEYLAVKVDRYTKTKKSTYTGFELFRIKERDIPIEVLELENKNDKIMAFAWEPKGHRFAVIHGESSRTDISFYSMRTATNTGRVSKLTTLKGKNANALYWSPSGRFILLAGLKHLNGQLEFYNVDELETMATGEHFMATEIEWDPTGRYVATAVTSIHEMENGFNIWSFNGKLLYRHSRDHFYQFLWRPRPPSLLTAEKEEEIAKNLKKYSKKYEIEDQDVSAQLSEQDREKRRKLQESWESWIMKWKQIHEEEKLERQHLRDGEASDDEEEYEAKEVEVEEILDVKEEIIPYEFDQE from the exons ATGGTGGAAGGTATGTCGATGACAGACATTGAAGCTTTTGGAAATAGACTTGGAATTGATATTAGACAAGTTGATCTAGATTCGATTCAGTTACCACCTGGTGAAGATTTTGGTATTCCAAG CGACGATGAAGAAAAACTCCGCCAGGAAGATAGTTTAGAGTTTGAATCAGGATTTGGTAATATAATGGTTGTTGATAATCTTCCAGTAGTTCCTCCTGAGAAATATGATAAGTTGGAAGGCGTTGTTAAAAAGATTTACAGTCAGATTGGTGTTATTAAGGAAGATGGGTTATGGATGCCTGTTAATCCTGAAACACAGAAAACTCTAGGTTATTGTCACATCGAATATAATACTCCTCAG GAAGCTGAGCTTGCCAAGGAGAGGACTCATGGCTACAAATTGGACAAAGCCCATATATTTGCAGTCAACTTATTTGATGATTTCGACAAATTCATGAAAGTTCCCGATGAATGGGCTCCACCTGAAATTAAGCCATATGCACCCGGG GAAAATCTACAACAATGGTTGACTGATGAAAAAGCACGTGATCAGTTTGTTATACGTGCACATCATGATACTGAAGTCTTTTGGAACGATCCCAGGCAATCCATGCCCGTTCCAGTTTATCGCCGTCAA TACTGGACTGAGAGTTTTGTTCAGTGGTCTCCACTTGGGACATACTTAGCCACTGTTCACCGACAAGGTGCTGCAGTGTGGGGTGGTGCGGCCACCTTTGATCGCCTTTCACGATATGCCCATCCACAG GTTAAGCTCATAGATTTCTCTCCCggggaaaaatatttggttacATATAGCAGTCATGAACCTAGCAACCCTCGTGATACGCAT AGGGTTATCTTGAACATTTTTGATGTACGATCCGGTAAAGTAATGCGAGATTTCAAGGGAAGCGCTGATGAGTTTGCAACTGGTGGAACCGGTGGTGTATCGGGAGTCTCATGGCCCGTTTTTAG ATGGGGTGGTGGAACAGACGATAAGTATTTTGCCAAACTTGGAAAGAATGTCATCTCTGTATATGAGACAGAGACTTTCACTCTTATTGATAAGAAGTCTTTGAAGGTTGAAAATGTGCTCGACTTCAGCTGGTCACCTGCTGATCCCATCATTGCTCTCTTTGTTCCTGAACTAGGTGGAGGCAACCAACCCGCTAGA GTGAGTCTTTTTCAAATTCCCGGTAAAGAGGAACTCAGGCAGAAGAATCTCTTCAGTGTCAGTGATTGCAAAATGTACTGGCAAAGCAATGGAGAATACCTTGCAGTTAAGGTTGACAGGTATACCAAAACCAAGAAAAGTACGTATACTGGTTTTGAGCTTTTCCGAATCAAAGAAAGAGACATTCCTATTGAGGTTCTCGAGCTGGAGAACAAAAATGATAAGATCATGGCTTTTGCTTGGGAGCCTAAAGGACATAGATTTGCTGTTATCCATGGAGAATCTTCCAGGACAGATATTAGCTTTTACTCGATGCGAACTGCTACAAATACTGGGCGTGTCTCAAAGCTCACAACGCTAAAAGGAAAGAATGCAAATGCGCTATATTGGTCACCTTCTGGCCGTTTCATACTTCTTGCTGGGTTGAAACATCTCAATGGACAGTTGGAATTCTACAATGTTGATGAGCTTGAAACCATGGCCACTGGGGAACATTTTATGGCAACAGAAATCGAATGGGATCCCACTGGAAG ATATGTCGCAACTGCTGTTACTTCCATTCATGAAATGGAAAACGGGTTCAACATCTGGTCTTTCAATGGAAAGCTACTGTACAGGCACTCAAGGGATCATTTCTATCAG TTTTTGTGGCGCCCAAGGCCACCATCTTTGTTGACtgctgaaaaagaagaagaaattgctaAGAATCTCAAGAAATACAGCAAGAAATATGAGATTGAGGACCAAGATGTCAGTGCTCAATTGAGCGAGCAGGACAGAGAAAAACGAAGGAAGCTGCAAGAATCATGGGAATCTTGGATCATGAAATGGAAACAAATTCATGAAGAGGAGAAGTTAGAGAGGCAGCACTTAAGAGATGGTGAGGCTAGTGATGATGAGGAAGAATATGAAGCCAAAGAAGTCGAGGTCGAGGAAATTTTGGATGTTAAAGAAGAGATTATTCCATACGAGTTTGACCAAGAGTAG